Genomic segment of Archaeoglobus neptunius:
AGAAATCGCATTAAAATGCAGTAAATGCGGGTACTGCAGTGTTTGCCCGACTTACAGAATAGTGGGATGGGAATCTGTTTCGCCGAGAGGCAAGATACAGGTTGCTCTCGATTTTCTGAACGGGAACATCAGTCTGGATTCGAGAATCGTTAAGGATATTTTCAAATGTTCGGTCTGCGGTCTATGTGAAGAAGTATGTCCTGTTGACCTCCCACTGATCGACTTCTGGGAGGATCTGAGATATCTCCTTACCCAGCAGGGATATGCTCCACTATCCGTTCACCGAAAGCTGAAGGAAATAACGTACAGGAACTTCAACCCATACAGCGGCGACCAGGAGAGAAGAGGAGAATGGGTTGAATTCGAGGTAAGGCCTGCAAAAACACTTTACTTCGCTGGATGCACAGCGAGTTTCAGACTGCAAAACCTTGCAAAATCAACGGCAAATGCCCTTAACAAGCTTGGAATTGAATTCACTGTTGCTGGAAAAAACGAATACTGCTGCGGGTCACCTTTTTTGAGAACCGGGCAGAGAGATATTGTGGAAAAACTGTTTGAAAAAAATTACCGGTACTGGGAGAAAAATGGGATAGAGAGGATCATAACCTCCTGTCCAGGATGTTACAGGACAATTTCTCTGGACTATCCGAAGATAGCTGAAAAGAAGGGTTACGAGTTTAATATTGAAGTTGTTCATACGGTTTCAATTCTGAATAAGGAGGGGAACTTCAAGAAGATCGGGATCAAGGGCACGTACCATGATCCGTGTCATCTGGGAAGGCATATGGGAATGTATGAAGAGCCTAGGAATGTTATCAGAAAGCTGGGTGTGGACTTCGTGGAGATGGAGAGAAACAGGGAAAGGTCTCTATGCTGCGGGGCTGGAGGCGGTCTGAGAAGTCAGTTTGGAGAAGTATCATTTGAAATCGGAAGACAGAGAGTTTTAGAAGCGATGGAAACGGGAGCTGACTACCTGATAACGTGCTGTCCGTTTTGCGAATACCACCTCTCCAAATCGGCAGAAAAGCTCGGCGGTAAAATCAAAGTCGTCGATTTAGTTGAAATAGCAGAAAGGCTAATCTCTCCCTGATAGATACTCTCTTTCCATCGTATTTTGCGAGAAATAATCCTTTCAGCGCATCCACATTTTGGGGTAACAGTGTAATGGCCAAACCAACGGATCTGGCTGAGTGTGCATCGCTGCCGGCAATCTCGGGTTTTGAGAACTTTCTTGCGTATCTTTTCGCAATAAAGTTGAAGTAACTCTTTGCATTGAAGCTCTCCACGCCATCCACCACTCTGAAATCACCGGTTCTGATACTGCCTCCCCTGATGAAGTCAAATGGGTGGGCAAGAAAACAGACACCTCCAGCTTCTCTGACAGCTTTGCATGTTTCTTCCATGCTCATCTTTGGATCAATGTCGTTTAAAATTCCGTAGGCGAGAACGTGACCGGAAGAGGACGTTACCTCACATCCTGGTAGAACTTTTACTGGCAGATGCTCCTCTTCAACAATATCCATCGCTTCAAGAGATCCCTGAACGGTATCATGGTCGGTTATTGAGATCAGATCTATTTTCTTCGATACCGCTACTGAGAGTAACTTTTTCACACTGTCTCTCCCGTCACTGATGGTTGAATGTGCATGCAGTTCTGCTCTGATCACAGAGATATTTGGCGCTAAGTTTTTTATTGTTTCTCTAAAACTTGGTTTATGGAGGTTGTGCCTGTAGCTTACGACTCGATGGGCGTCAGGAGCATGGCCACGTTTGTCAGAACATCAGATGTGACAGTCCTCATCGATCCGGGTGTCAGTCTCGCTCCAAAAAGGTACAGCCTGCCACCACACAGGGTTGAAATTGAGAGAATGAATCAGAAATGGGATGAGATCAGGAGATTTCTGGCAGAAAGCGACCTGGTGGTGATCACACACTACCACTACGATCATCACGATCCGAATGATGTTGAGGTTCTCAACGGTAAAAAACTTCTCATCAAACATCCGAAGGAAAAGATAAACAGAAGCCAGATGGGAAGGGCGGCATACTTCCTTGAGCAGCTCAAAAATCTGGATGTAGAGGTAGAATTTTGTGACGGGAAAAACTACTCAGTTGGTGAAACTCTTTTGGAGTTCTCAAAGCCGGTATTTCATGGAGCGGACAGCAGGCTCGGATTTGTTGTCGAGGTGTATGTTGATGATGGCAGGGAGAGTTTTCTCTTCTCGTCCGATGTTGAGGGGCCCAACAGAGAGGAGCAGCTTGATTTCATGCTTGAGAAAAATGCTGAAACCGTCATAGTTGACGGTCCCATGACCTACATGCTCGGATACCGTTTTTCGCAAAAGTCATTTCATAGCAGTGTGGAGAATCTGAAAACCCTGATCGAGAGAAGCAGTGTGAGGAAACTTGTTCTCGACCATCACCTGACAAGGGACCTTCGCTGGAGGGAACGAATGGTCGAAGTTTTTGAATTCGGCAGGCAGGTGGGGGTAGAAGTCTTGTCTGCAGCGGAAATGGCGGGGGTGAAAGAAGACCTGCTTGAAGCAAGAAGAAAAGAGCTTTACAAAAAGAAAAATTAGGAGAAGTATTTGCTCAGTTCATTCACACCTGTGTACTTTGGCTTTTCAATGCTTGGGGTGTAGTGACAATCCCAGCACTCCGGCTGGATGCCCACGTAATTGTGGCACTGATCGCAGAACTGTGTCTTGTCTGTATGGCAGCTCCAGCAGGTATTGATGGATGCATGGTACTCTTTTCCATTCGTGAAGCTGTGGTATATCCTTCCACCTTCGGCTCCGTACCTTATCGCCTGTGTTCTCCACTGCTGAAGCAGCAGCATGTGATTCGCTGCCATCCAGTCTTTGTTTTCAACACACTCGCCTGATGGCTCTTTCAGTGATGGAGTGTATCCGAGTTTTCCCGCCATTGCGTTGTACCAGTATGGTGTGAAGAATCCCAAGAGGAAGATCAGTATCAGAGGAATCACATATTGCTTGTGGTACATTTCACTCCCCCTCCTCCTTCTTTAACGGTTCACCTCTAAGGTCGTACTGTCTGTCCTCCGGCTTCTCACCAAATGCCGTCAGTACGAGAGCATTTCCAACCATCTCCATTGGTCCTCCGACTTCAACTGGGATCTTCCAGTATTCGAGAGCATGCGGGAACTGTGCTTTGTCAATTGCACATGGCGTCAGCAGTATGTTCACACCGTATTTCTTGTAGACGTGCCTAACTGCCATCATTCTCGGCATCACACCTCTCATCCTCAGATCCATGAGCTCATCTGCCAGCAGACCTCCACCGGCACCGCAGCAGTAGGTCTTGTCCTTAATTGTGTGCTCCGGCATGTCGTAGAAGTTGTTCATCACGTTCCTCAGCACGTATCTTGGCTCCTCAATAAGCCCCATACCCCTTGCTATATTGCACGGATCGTGGTAGGTGGCAATCCACTGGTCATTTCTGCTCTTGTCTACCTTTATCTTTTTGTGTTCAATCAGTGCGGCAACGAATTCGAGTATGTGAATCCATCCATGCTCTCCTGAGGCGTAGCTATCGAATCTGATACCTCTCAGGCCTTCAGCCAGCTCCCCGAGATCAGGGTTCTCCCAGAACCTCTTCCACTCCTCGTTCTTTGGTGGCTGGTTCATGGTGTTGATGAACTGGTGTTTGTCTCTCCACATGTGCCCGCACTCACCGCCTATTATGAAACTAACACCCAGTCTTTCCGCCTCCTTATACAGCTTCGAGTTGAGAAGCTGTGCGGCCTCGTAGCTGTGAAAGCTTCCAAAGTTACCTCCCTCGCCTGCGTAGGTTGACCACGTAATTGTCAGGCCGTACCTCTCCTCAAGCTCGTTGAAGAGAAGCAGATAACCGAGCATGACGTACCAGTGTGGGGTGGCGAAGTAATCCGCAGAAGGAGCAACAAAGAGCACATCTGCCCCCTTCTTGTTGATGTACGTGTGAAGGTCAAAGCCGGTGATGTCCTTGAGCTCCTCAAGTCCCTGCTGTATTGAACCATACATACCTCCCGGCAGCAGGCCGAGATGGTTGCCAGTTCTTGATGACGCCTCGATTGATATCGTCATAAATCTCTGATTCAGCCCGACCCTGCTCAGCATCCTCCTGAGCCACCATACGATTTCGGCGGTATCAATGCCGTAGGGGCAGAAAACACTGCATCTCCTGCAGAGTGAGCACTGGTAGGCATAGTAATACAGTTCCTTCAGAACGTCTTCAGTAAGCTCTCTGGCTCCTGCCAGCTCTCCGAATATTTTACCTGCGGGGGTGAAATAGCGGCGATACACGGATCTGATCAGTTCTGCCCTGCCTACAGGCATGTTCTTGGGGTCTCCAGTCCCGATGTAGTAGTGGCATTTGTCCGCACAGGCTCCACATCTCACGCAGATATCCATGAATACCTTAAAAGCTCTGTTCTTTTCCAGAGTATCTTTCATTGCATCCAGAAATATTTCTTTCCAGTTTTCAGGGAGCTTGAGATCATCAAGATCTCTTTCGACATCTCCAAAAGGCATTTTGAAAAACTCGGAATTGACCTGCTTTGGCAATGATAGATAGCTTACTCTGCCCTCTTCAAACTTCTTTACCGGTTTGAGCATTTCTCTCCAGCTGGGGAATCTCTGTCTGATTTCCAATCTTTCTGGTGCCTCTTCCATCATACCACCTCACAATTCCTCGGGAACTATCTTGAAATCTGCCTCTTCAATCTCCTCAAGCTGGTCTGCGTACATTTCGTGGTATGTATCCCAGTCGAGTTTCTTGGACTTGAACGTCATTCCTGCCACGGTTATCCCCTTTGAAAGCAGCGGAACATCAGCGGGATCCCATGGGTTGACGTGTCTTCTTGCTCTGTTGTCATTGGGCATGTTTCTTGTCGGGGTGAACAGCACACCTCCTGCGTGCATCAGTTTGCTGAACGGGAAGTAAGCAAGGAGGAAGCAAGCAAGGCCAAAGTGTATGTAAAATATCGGTTCGATGTTGTTTGCAACCTCAATCGCCTTCCCTATGTTGAAGATCATGAGGTTTGTCAGCAGCTCCTTAACCTCGTAAAGGTCTGCCTTGATAAAGTACCTCATTATGTTGCCGCTGATCGTTATTGCCAGAAGGAGTATTAGCACAAAGTGGTCACTTGGAAGGCTCAGTGTTCTTTCCCTGGACAGGAAAATCCTTCTGAGCCATAGCAGGAAAAGTGCCACTACTATTACCAGACCTGAGATGTACACTGAGGGAATGAATACACCTTTAAATGCTTCGATATTACTGAGTGTCTCCACGAAGCTCGGAACTGGCTCGAGGAAGAATCTGGAGTGCCTTATGAGGACAAGCAGGAGTGAGTAGTGGAACATGATTCCAAAAAGCCACAGCCATCTTGCATCTTTCTGAGAAGTTCTGTCCAGGTAGTATCGGGTATTCTTCAACAAACTTCTGAAAAAGAATATCTCAAGAAGCATTCTTCCAGCGGTTTCCCATTTTGTATAGGGGGAGTCGAATCTGTCATATATGGTCCTCTTTATGAACGGGAATGACTTCTGCTGACCTCCTGTTGTTGGAACCTTGAGGGGTACTGCACTGCTGGCCCAGTTGATGATTCTGTATATAACGCCGGCCACAAATATCGCAACCGCAATGTATGGCACTATTACTCCGAAAATAACTCCAATCATTCCTCGACCACCTCCTCCACTGCCCGTTCAGGAATCAGTGCGAATATCTTAACGCCTATCACGAAAATCAGATAGGCCATGGCAACCAGTCCTATTATCTGAAGCCACTCGATAGCGGTTGGAGTGTAGGAAACAACATATCCCTCCAGGGTGTGAAGTGATTCCAGCTTGTATCCCGGCAGATACTCCTCTGGATAGACCTGTCCGGGAATGATCAGGTAGAATCTCTCCGCAAACACCAGAGCAGCATGCAGAATTCCAGCTACTGAGATCCAGCGGAGGTCGTAGCCGGTCTTGGGACATAGTATTATCAGCACGGGTATGGCTATGCCGAGTATTACCAGCAGCCAGAAGCTCCAGAATATTGAATCAGCGGGATTCAGGAATACGAAGTGGACAGCACCTTTCAGTGCTGGAATGTAGCCCTTTTCAAGGCCCTCAACTGCCAGGAAGTAAGCGAGAATGAGCATAAGTCCTGCAAATATCAATGCAAGCCCCCTTATCAGCTTTGGATCAAGCTCCCTGTTGGTGAACTTGAAGGTGAAGTAGAAGTTTGCCAGCAATAGCCCCAGACCCGAGGTTATGGCGCAGACTATGAACATCGGTGCTGTCAGTGCCGAGTGATACAGATCCCTTGAGTATATGAAGCCGTAAATCGCTCCTGTACCGCTGTGGACGAGAACTGCCCAGAAAACTGCGAGTCCGGCCATGAATCTTGTAGCTCTTTCCATCTCCTCGAACTGAACCAGCAGGTAGATGGAACATATCACAAAGTAGCTCGAGTAGAGAAATGCGTTCCACGAGAATATTGATGTCGGATTGAGGTACCTTACAGCGTTCATGAAATGATAGAGCTTGCCGATATCAAGAGCGATGCTGAGTATTGCGGCAATGATCCACGCCGCAGCCATGTATGCAGCAATTCTGCTGAATACCTTGTACTTTTTAATGTTAAAAACACCAGCTAAGGCCGAGACTATCAGCGAACCGGCACTAAGTCCGATGAAGTACGGGATTCCGGCGTTCACTATCCCCCATGGAACTCGATTGCTTAACCCGTTGAGTCCACCGACCTCATGATCAAGGATGTAGGCGTAGAATCCTGCTGCGGTTATGGCGGCCAGAATAATGACAAGAGCAAAGTACGCCAGAGAGTCGCCCTCTATCTTTTTAAATTCGACAGCCATTTACTCACCTCCCAGTTTTAAATAGAATACATGCGGATCTGTTCCCAGGTTTGCTCTAAGCTGCACGGGCATATTGTCCTTCAATGTTTTCGAAAGCTCGCTGTCTGGATCCTTTATGTTTCCAAACGTCATGGCACCTTTACCGTACTTGTGGCAAGCCTCAACACAGGCAGGGATCGGATTTTCACCCTTCGCAACTGCCTCGTCAACTCTGTGGACGCAGAAAGTGCACTTCTCCACAACCCCCTCCGTTCTCATCGGTACGTTTGGATTTATCTCTTTCAACCCTTTTCTCGGATCAACAAAGTTGAAGCTTCTCGCACCGTAAGGACAGGCGATCATGCAGTAGCGACATCCTATGCAGCGATGCATGTCAATCTCCACGATCCCATCAGGCCTTTTAAAGCTCGCATGTGTCGGGCACACCTCTACACACGGCGGGTACTCGCAGTGATTGCACAGCAGCGGCATGTAAAATTCCCTTGGATTAATGCTGGGCTGGTCCAGTTTTAGCTTTGCAATCCTTATCCACTGAGGATCAATCCTCTTATCTTTGAACTCAGGGACATTGTTCTCCTTGTCACAGGCAACAACGCACGGTGGTTTTACCTCTGGATTACCAGTCTTCGCTATGAACTCCTCCATGCACTCTGTGCATTTGGAAACGTCTATGCTCATTGCCCATCTCCTCTTTGCACTGACTTCCTCGGCAGATTCTACGAACTGGGTCTTTGCGGATATCTGTGCAGGTAAAATTGCTCCGGCAGCAACTGCTCCAGTTAGTATCAGAAATTTACGTCTCGACATCATGTTTATTCCTCCGGGTTATTGTTTCAACTTGTAGATACCCCTTTAATTTCCCTTTGAGGAGTATATTGAGCTTATATTAACCTTTTGCTTTTTCCCTTTCTGTTCACCTCAACTGGAGCGGTTAACGTTAATCTACGTCCCGTTTCTAACTTAAAAATTATGATAAATATTGATCAGCCTGCCTGTTATGCCGTTTCAGTCTAACCCTATCCCACAATCCCATCAGCCCGCTGGGAAACAATACTATCACCGCTATCAAAATCAGCCCATACACGATCATATGCCCGTAAGTTATCGTAACTCTGAGCTGTTCTTCCATAACTCTGAGTATCGCTGCTCCGAGAACTGGGCCGAAAGTTGTACCCATTCCTCCAAAGACCGCCATTGCGAGAACTGCAAGTGCTATCCCGACGTTAAACGCTATCTCAGGATTTACGAATGCAATATAGTGGACGTAAAAAGCTCCCATCAAACCCGGAAATATTGATGAAATCGTGAAGATTAGCAATATCGTTTTTGTTACATTAATCCCAACTGTCCTTGCCACAATCTCATTGCTCGCCATGACCTTCATGGCATAATACAACCTCGACCTGTTCAGCAGTGCTGATGTTACCACAGTAACAATGGCAATTGTCAGAGCGAGAATGTAGGCGGCATACATATTCCCGCCAAATATGGGTTCA
This window contains:
- the dsrM gene encoding sulfate reduction electron transfer complex DsrMKJOP subunit DsrM, encoding MIGVIFGVIVPYIAVAIFVAGVIYRIINWASSAVPLKVPTTGGQQKSFPFIKRTIYDRFDSPYTKWETAGRMLLEIFFFRSLLKNTRYYLDRTSQKDARWLWLFGIMFHYSLLLVLIRHSRFFLEPVPSFVETLSNIEAFKGVFIPSVYISGLVIVVALFLLWLRRIFLSRERTLSLPSDHFVLILLLAITISGNIMRYFIKADLYEVKELLTNLMIFNIGKAIEVANNIEPIFYIHFGLACFLLAYFPFSKLMHAGGVLFTPTRNMPNDNRARRHVNPWDPADVPLLSKGITVAGMTFKSKKLDWDTYHEMYADQLEEIEEADFKIVPEEL
- a CDS encoding MBL fold metallo-hydrolase, with the protein product MEVVPVAYDSMGVRSMATFVRTSDVTVLIDPGVSLAPKRYSLPPHRVEIERMNQKWDEIRRFLAESDLVVITHYHYDHHDPNDVEVLNGKKLLIKHPKEKINRSQMGRAAYFLEQLKNLDVEVEFCDGKNYSVGETLLEFSKPVFHGADSRLGFVVEVYVDDGRESFLFSSDVEGPNREEQLDFMLEKNAETVIVDGPMTYMLGYRFSQKSFHSSVENLKTLIERSSVRKLVLDHHLTRDLRWRERMVEVFEFGRQVGVEVLSAAEMAGVKEDLLEARRKELYKKKN
- the nrfD gene encoding NrfD/PsrC family molybdoenzyme membrane anchor subunit translates to MAVEFKKIEGDSLAYFALVIILAAITAAGFYAYILDHEVGGLNGLSNRVPWGIVNAGIPYFIGLSAGSLIVSALAGVFNIKKYKVFSRIAAYMAAAWIIAAILSIALDIGKLYHFMNAVRYLNPTSIFSWNAFLYSSYFVICSIYLLVQFEEMERATRFMAGLAVFWAVLVHSGTGAIYGFIYSRDLYHSALTAPMFIVCAITSGLGLLLANFYFTFKFTNRELDPKLIRGLALIFAGLMLILAYFLAVEGLEKGYIPALKGAVHFVFLNPADSIFWSFWLLVILGIAIPVLIILCPKTGYDLRWISVAGILHAALVFAERFYLIIPGQVYPEEYLPGYKLESLHTLEGYVVSYTPTAIEWLQIIGLVAMAYLIFVIGVKIFALIPERAVEEVVEE
- a CDS encoding (Fe-S)-binding protein, whose amino-acid sequence is MNIREIALKCSKCGYCSVCPTYRIVGWESVSPRGKIQVALDFLNGNISLDSRIVKDIFKCSVCGLCEEVCPVDLPLIDFWEDLRYLLTQQGYAPLSVHRKLKEITYRNFNPYSGDQERRGEWVEFEVRPAKTLYFAGCTASFRLQNLAKSTANALNKLGIEFTVAGKNEYCCGSPFLRTGQRDIVEKLFEKNYRYWEKNGIERIITSCPGCYRTISLDYPKIAEKKGYEFNIEVVHTVSILNKEGNFKKIGIKGTYHDPCHLGRHMGMYEEPRNVIRKLGVDFVEMERNRERSLCCGAGGGLRSQFGEVSFEIGRQRVLEAMETGADYLITCCPFCEYHLSKSAEKLGGKIKVVDLVEIAERLISP
- the dsrK gene encoding sulfate reduction electron transfer complex DsrMKJOP subunit DsrK, whose protein sequence is MEEAPERLEIRQRFPSWREMLKPVKKFEEGRVSYLSLPKQVNSEFFKMPFGDVERDLDDLKLPENWKEIFLDAMKDTLEKNRAFKVFMDICVRCGACADKCHYYIGTGDPKNMPVGRAELIRSVYRRYFTPAGKIFGELAGARELTEDVLKELYYYAYQCSLCRRCSVFCPYGIDTAEIVWWLRRMLSRVGLNQRFMTISIEASSRTGNHLGLLPGGMYGSIQQGLEELKDITGFDLHTYINKKGADVLFVAPSADYFATPHWYVMLGYLLLFNELEERYGLTITWSTYAGEGGNFGSFHSYEAAQLLNSKLYKEAERLGVSFIIGGECGHMWRDKHQFINTMNQPPKNEEWKRFWENPDLGELAEGLRGIRFDSYASGEHGWIHILEFVAALIEHKKIKVDKSRNDQWIATYHDPCNIARGMGLIEEPRYVLRNVMNNFYDMPEHTIKDKTYCCGAGGGLLADELMDLRMRGVMPRMMAVRHVYKKYGVNILLTPCAIDKAQFPHALEYWKIPVEVGGPMEMVGNALVLTAFGEKPEDRQYDLRGEPLKKEEGE
- a CDS encoding branched-chain amino acid ABC transporter permease; its protein translation is MRSAVVSIILVGLLLVFPFILTSTYYLDLLVLIFIYASLALSWDILARTGQISFAHHAFFGIGAYVSVLLYMKGFDPLIGIIAGGLSSGMAAFCLGLATLRLRGMYFAIATLAFAGFMHIAILQLSDYTGGAGGITLDEPIFGGNMYAAYILALTIAIVTVVTSALLNRSRLYYAMKVMASNEIVARTVGINVTKTILLIFTISSIFPGLMGAFYVHYIAFVNPEIAFNVGIALAVLAMAVFGGMGTTFGPVLGAAILRVMEEQLRVTITYGHMIVYGLILIAVIVLFPSGLMGLWDRVRLKRHNRQADQYLS
- the dsrO gene encoding sulfate reduction electron transfer complex DsrMKJOP subunit DsrO, with product MMSRRKFLILTGAVAAGAILPAQISAKTQFVESAEEVSAKRRWAMSIDVSKCTECMEEFIAKTGNPEVKPPCVVACDKENNVPEFKDKRIDPQWIRIAKLKLDQPSINPREFYMPLLCNHCEYPPCVEVCPTHASFKRPDGIVEIDMHRCIGCRYCMIACPYGARSFNFVDPRKGLKEINPNVPMRTEGVVEKCTFCVHRVDEAVAKGENPIPACVEACHKYGKGAMTFGNIKDPDSELSKTLKDNMPVQLRANLGTDPHVFYLKLGGE
- the dsrJ gene encoding sulfate reduction electron transfer complex DsrMKJOP subunit DsrJ, which translates into the protein MYHKQYVIPLILIFLLGFFTPYWYNAMAGKLGYTPSLKEPSGECVENKDWMAANHMLLLQQWRTQAIRYGAEGGRIYHSFTNGKEYHASINTCWSCHTDKTQFCDQCHNYVGIQPECWDCHYTPSIEKPKYTGVNELSKYFS
- a CDS encoding PHP domain-containing protein — encoded protein: MIRAELHAHSTISDGRDSVKKLLSVAVSKKIDLISITDHDTVQGSLEAMDIVEEEHLPVKVLPGCEVTSSSGHVLAYGILNDIDPKMSMEETCKAVREAGGVCFLAHPFDFIRGGSIRTGDFRVVDGVESFNAKSYFNFIAKRYARKFSKPEIAGSDAHSARSVGLAITLLPQNVDALKGLFLAKYDGKRVSIRERLAFLLFQLNRRL